In one window of Henckelia pumila isolate YLH828 chromosome 1, ASM3356847v2, whole genome shotgun sequence DNA:
- the LOC140893389 gene encoding tetratricopeptide repeat domain-containing protein PYG7, chloroplastic isoform X2 produces the protein MLIQCAFSLPARHSESTTTITIPNLPPRIKLHGPFSCAVSFFHGNETAFCYFSRKPNSRKSNFTVPKLSLQVQEQETRRCSSLTSTKAKERVYVPLGFITSVLCSSLSWLTPIQVAQASEDVRENVVYEVGELFELGIQLSYLLLLLALLGVGSFFVIRQVLVRRELDLSAKELQEQVRSGDASATELFELGAVMLRRKFYPAATKFLLQAIDKWDGDDQDLAQVYNALGVTYVRDGKVEKGIAQFESAVKLQPGYVTAWNNLGDAYEKSNDLKSALKAFEEVLLFDPNNKIARPRRDELKEKVNMYKGVPVKSKKK, from the exons ATGCTAATCCAGTGCGCCTTTTCACTTCCTGCACGTCACTCTGAAAGCACCACCACCATCACCATACCCAATTTACCTCCAAGAATCAAGCTTCATGGCCCATTTTCTTGTGCAGTTTCATTCTTTCATGGAAATGAAACTGCCTTTTGTTACTTTTCAAGAAAGCCCAATTCGAGGAAGTCCAATTTTACAGTCCCTAAGCTCTCTCTTCAG GTACAGGAACAGGAAACTCGAAGGTGTTCATCCCTGACTTCAACAAAAGCTAAAG AAAGAGTATATGTGCCTCTCGGTTTCATAACATCCGTTTTATGCTCATCACTTTCATGGTTAACACCCATACAAGTGGCTCAAGCGAGTGAAGATGTAAGAGAAAATGTGGTATATGAGGTTGGGGAGTTGTTTGAATTGGGAATCCAGCTTTCCTACTTGCTTTTACTTCTAGCTTTGCTCGGAGTTGGATCTTTCTTCGTGATTCGTCAAGTGCTAGTGCGCAGAGAGCTTGATCTGTCTGCAAAGGAATTGCAA GAGCAAGTTAGAAGTGGTGACGCTAGTGCTACTGAGTTATTTGAACTCGGAGCTGTGATGCTGAGAAGAAAGTTTTATCCCGCTGCCaccaagtttcttcttcaagCAATTGATAAATGGGATGGAGATGACCAAGATCTTGCTCAA GTTTATAACGCCCTTGGTGTCACTTATGTTCGTGATGGAAAAGTTGAAAAGGGTATAGCTCAGTTTGAGAGTGCTGTCAAACTTCAACCTGGTTATGTCACTGCCTGGAACAACCTTGGTGATGCATATGAAAAGTCCAATGACCTAAAATCCGCTCTCAAGGCATTTGAAGAAGTTCTGCTTTTTGATCCAAACAACAAGATTGCACGTCCCAGAAGAGATGAACTGAAGGAGAAAGTAAACATGTATAAAGGAGTTCCTGTAAAATCAAAGAAGAAATGA
- the LOC140878430 gene encoding uncharacterized protein, protein MFRCVYYAAFTLFVFLLYLRLVLSAQLSADQASTMNQVYEIFQNSTGSAFVWKDVGKDSSPCSWKGVYCSNDNTSIVAISLQYFSISTSEFLPLLCKIDTLVSLDVSNNQLSSIPDGFFTLCGGIRGLKSLNFSGNKLAGNLPAFNGFKMVELLDCSCNSFNGEIGTQLEEMDSLRSLNLSRNMFEGSVPTSLGKLNLLQELQLSFNNLSGEIPAQLTKYSSLKLIDVRNNKLSGSIPEELGGLTKLEILMLSLNNLSGGIPTSLSKITTLQRFAANQNNFNGTIPSGITWYLKNLDLSYNSLTGTIPSDILSGPNLESLDLSYNGLEGLIPGNLSINLVRLRLGSNSLKGMIPVGSLGNLKELTYLELDNNTLGGTIPNELAMCRKLQLLNLAQNQLTGSLPPALGNLTNLRVLYLQFNYFVGEIPAQITQLNNLQWLNLSRNSLNGVIPSSISRLNGLQRLDLQGNNLSGSIPDSIGSLHSLLELQLGKNQLSGLIPQMPPGLQIALNLSYNHFEGSIPVTLASNGLEVLDLSHNRFSGKIPDFLAGMASLTLLVLSDNQLSGLIPKFGPFVVLKKDRNDGLIENEANPSPPSPKKRKSLSSEIVISAAAAATAVGLLIMIALFISRRYYRINDEYVHSEEEISPSQFIQGNFLTPSSIHRSHIDFTKAMEDVTDPSNVILKTRFCTYYKVVMPSSNSYFVKKLNWSDKILQSGSHHRFGEELKVLGRLCNSNVMIPLAYVLTVDGAHLFYDFTPKGTLSGILHNSMGTTFDWVNRYSIAIGVAQGLAFLHGCTAGPILLLDLSSKSIHLKSLNEPQIGDIELYKVIDPSKSTSSLSAVAGSVGYIPPEYAYTMRVTEAGNVYSYGVVLLELLTGKPAVSGGTELAKWVLCNSVQQSNWDTILDIKVSKTSPDSKNQMLAVLRVALSCISISPGARPKMRTVLRMLVNAR, encoded by the exons ATGTTTAGGTGTGTGTATTATGCTGCGTTTACGCTGTTTGTCTTCTTGCTTTACCTTCGGTTGGTGTTGTCCGCACAGTTGTCTGCTGATCAGGCCAGTACCATGAATCAGGTTTATGAAATCTTTCAGAACAGTACTGGTTCTGCATTTGTGTGGAAAGATGTTGGAAAAGATTCCAGCCCTTGTTCATGGAAGGGAGTTTATTGTAGTAATGATAATACTTCCATTGTTGCAATATCTCTGCAGTATTTTTCCATTTCCACCTCTGAATTCCTGCCACTTCTGTGCAAGATTGATACTTTAGTGTCACTTGATGTGTCCAACAATCAACTGAGCTCAATCCCAGATGGGTTTTTCACTCTTTGTGGAGGGATCAGGGGGTTGAAATCGCTGAACTTTAGTGGGAACAAGTTGGCAGGAAATTTGCCTGCTTTCAATGGTTTTAAAATGGTGGAGTTGCTTGATTGTTCATGCAATTCGTTCAATGGGGAGATTGGTACGCAGCTGGAGGAGATGGATTCACTCCGGAGTCTGAATCTTAGCCGCAATATGTTTGAAGGGAGTGTTCCTACAAGCTTGGGGAAGCTGAATCTGTTGCAGGAGCTTCAGCTTTCTTTCAACAATCTTTCTGGTGAAATCCCTGCACAACTCACGAAATACAGCAGCCTGAAACTGATTGATGTTCGTAACAATAAACTCTCTGGCTCAATTCCTGAGGAATTGGGAGGACTCACCAAATTGGAAATCTTAATGTTATCTCTCAACAATTTGAGTGGTGGGATTCCCACTTCACTATCCAAGATCACCACGCTTCAAAGATTTGCTGCTAATCAGAACAACTTTAATGGGACTATCCCATCTGGGATAACTTGGTATCTAAAGAATTTAGACCTTAGTTATAACAGTTTGACTGGGACGATCCCATCTGATATCTTATCAGGGCCGAATTTGGAGTCTCTTGATTTGTCATACAATGGATTGGAAGGATTGATTCCTGGAAATCTATCCATTAACTTGGTTAGGTTAAGATTAGGAAGCAATTCCCTCAAAGGAATGATTCCAGTAGGATCATTGGGAAATCTTAAGGAACTGACGTATCTGGAGCTGGATAACAACACTTTGGGTGGAACAATACCTAATGAATTGGCTATGTGCAGAAAGTTGCAATTGTTGAATTTAGCCCAAAATCAATTAACTGGTTCGCTGCCTCCAGCACTAGGCAATTTAACCAATCTTCGAGTTTTATATCTTCAGTTCAACTATTTTGTTGGTGAAATCCCAGCACAGATAACACAGTTGAATAACTTGCAATGGCTGAATCTTAGCAGGAACTCGCTGAATGGCGTAATACCATCATCAATTTCAAGATTGAATGGTCTACAAAGGTTGGACTTGCAAGGTAATAATCTAAGTGGTTCAATTCCGGACTCCATTGGAAGCTTACATTCCCTGCTAGAACTCCAGCTGGGAAAGAATCAACTTAGTGGCCTCATTCCACAGATGCCACCAGGGTTGCAAATTGCCTTGAACCTCAGCTACAATCACTTTGAAGGATCCATCCCAGTGACTCTAGCATCGAATGGATTGGAAGTTTTGGATCTCTCCCACAATAGATTTTCTGGCAAGATACCGGACTTTCTTGCTGGAATGGCCAGCTTAACACTGCTGGTACTCTCGGACAACCAACTCTCTGGACTAATCCCAAAGTTTGGACCATTTGTTGTTCTTAAAAAGGACAGAAACGATGGGTTGATTGAAAATGAAGCAAATCCTTCCCCACCATCCCCAAAAAAGAGAAAATCACTTTCTTCAGAAATTGTTATTTCCGCTGCTGCTGCTGCCACGGCTGTTGGTTTATTGATTATGATAGCTCTATTCATTTCAAGAAGATATTACAGGATCAATGATGAATATGTGCACTCAGAGGAAGAAATTTCTCCTTCACAATTTATTCAGGGAAATTTTTTGACTCCGAGCAGCATTCACCGCTCACATATTGATTTCACGAAAGCCATGGAAGATGTGACCGACCCCTCTAATGTCATCTTGAAGACAAGATTCTGTACCTACTACAAGGTTGTCATGCCATCAAGCAACAGCTATTTTGTGAAGAAGCTTAACTGGAGTGACAAGATACTGCAATCGGGTAGCCACCACAGATTCGGGGAGGAATTAAAAGTTCTTGGAAGACTCTGTAATTCTAATGTCATGATCCCTCTTGCATATGTCTTGACAGTTGATGGTGCTCATCTCTTTTATGACTTTACCCCAAAGGGTACTCTCTCAGGCATTCTTCACAATAGCATGGGCACTACTTTTGATTGGGTGAACCGTTACAGCATTGCAATTGGGGTAGCTCAGGGTTTGGCCTTTCTCCATGGATGCACCGCCGGTCCAATTCTTCTCCTTGATCTTTCCAGCAAAAGCATTCATCTGAAGTCCCTAAATGAACCCCAAATTGGAGACATTGAGCTCTACAAGGTGATCGATCCTTCAAAGAGTACAAGCAGTCTTTCTGCTGTAGCTGGTTCTGTCGGTTATATCCCTCCAG AATATGCTTACACGATGAGAGTCACGGAAGCTGGAAACGTTTACAGCTATGGTGTCGTTCTTCTAGAACTGCTCACAGGTAAACCAGCTGTTAGTGGAGGTACTGAACTGGCTAAGTGGGTTTTATGCAACTCAGTTCAGCAAAGTAATTGGGACACAATTCTTGATATCAAAGTAAGCAAGACATCACCTGATTCTAAAAACCAGATGCTTGCAGTTCTGAGGGTGGCTTTATCTTGTATTAGTATCTCACCGGGGGCCAGGCCAAAGATGAGAACCGTGCTGCGGATGCTAGTAAATGCAAGGTAA
- the LOC140893401 gene encoding FHA domain-containing protein PS1 has product MGDTGERLESKEREIPLFTVLKNNCILKNIYLLDNPPSLSPRSSLTAKNGDQDSEIEETVVVGRHPDCSIKLEHPSISRFHLRITVKPSSRSLFVTDLSSVHGTWVLGKKIEAGVLIKLNEGDTLQLGGSSRLYKLSWIPLSRAYDIDNPFVPLSDAADTADEDAEGKIFQDENILYCKSDQEQMLCNGMKGLELLHSDENPAFSTEKISPGSLMPKISNDSFFNNEKMETKEIYFQENKISSIQPCEFDKEHDTSGALCLSVVSQTQSEIKNTKTPGMKSEKGLSGLSIWSRRGKPESVQIETGRHIEKSSAGTSNSVHVKSFVGENSHTESVLKDTFASPVLKDTFASPAHEEEEIFTPDKGNHSPFSLVVGSWMSKAEKNHESILKSSMPGNSSPPVKSLVHENYNAESVSKDDFTGTDREEEKIFTPDKENHFPFPLVVESWMSNSERNCGSILKTPMSSVDQDKNFFTPDKENMSPNTRCLRSTKKMEILEEVKHPTSSHRSSPLSKSVNCDLYQEVYNPSTSDIENQPKRVIPTQKLESFASKSRANLKKSLPILKSRGDRNPFQPLSLESSCNGSGNSKPSTHEATMRGGRCTNYPKSEEAFLLPKKSMTEEKKRWTITVDTASLLSKNSRKELQLLRGLKGTCLIIPRIVLRELDCMLRCGGFFRRTGKVFAALQWIEDCMENTKWWIHVQSSAEEGMLIPPTPPPSSSPHWYNEDKIAVSIGSTPFSPYSLHEIATPTTEDHILESALFFKRIKNNEEFVLLSDDVSLKIKAMAEGVICETAEEFRRSLVNPFSERFLYTESSPRGPTWSIVDDYILKERYYPSPSKKLSKSGEGVKGLKLILRHNSNFSKSVSVL; this is encoded by the exons ATGGGAGACACCGGAGAACGGCTCGAATCAAAGGAGAGGGAAATCCCCCTGTTCACAGTCCTGAAAAACAACTGCATCCTCAAGAACATCTATCTTTTGGATAACCCGCCTTCACTTTCTCCTCGTTCATCTTTAACTGCGAAGAATGGCGATCAAGATTCAGAAATTGAGGAGACGGTGGTGGTGGGGCGGCACCCAGATTGCAGTATAAAGTTGGAGCATCCGAGTATCAGCAGATTTCACCTCCGCATTACCGTGAAACCCTCTTCTCGTTCCCTCTTCGTCACTGATTTGTCCTCTG TACACGGAACTTGGGTTTTGGGGAAGAAAATCGAGGCAGGGGTCTTGATAAAACTGAATGAAGGTGATACATTACAGCTTGGAGGATCGAGTAGGTTATACAAGCTGAGTTGGATTCCATTAAGCCGTGCTTATGATATAGACAACCCATTTGTGCCTCTATCGGATGCTGCAGATACAGCTGATGAAGACGCAGAAGGGAAAATATTTCAG GATGAGAATATATTGTATTGTAAGAGTGATCAGGAGCAGATGTTGTGCAATGGTATGAAAGGCCTAGAACTGCTACATTCTGATGAAAATCCAGCTTTTTCCACAGAAAAAATTAGTCCAGGGAGTCTCATGCCTAAAATTTCGAATGATTCATTTTTCAACAACGAGAAGATGGAAACCAAGGAAATATACTTTCAAGAGAATAAAATATCGAGCATACAGCCATGTGAGTTTGACAAAGAACACGATACCTCAGGAGCACTTTGTCTGTCAGTGGTGTCTCAAACACaatctgaaataaaaaatacGAAGACCCCTGGAATGAAGTCAGAGAAAGGGTTGTCGGGTTTGAGCATTTGGTCAAGAAGGGGTAAACCAGAAAGTGTTCAGATTGAAACTGGAAGACATATAGAAAAAAGCAGTGCAGGGACTAGCAATAGTGTGCATGTTAAATCATTTGTTGGTGAAAATTCTCATACTGAATCAGTTTTAAAAGATACTTTTGCTAGTCCAGTTTTAAAAGATACTTTTGCTAGTCCTGCCCATGAAGAAGAGGAAATATTTACTCCGGACAAGGGAAATCATTCTCCCTTTTCTCTCGTAGTTGGATCCTGGATGAGCAAAGCTGAGAAGAATCATGAATCAATCTTGAAGTCTTCTATGCCTGGTAACAGTTCACCACCTGTTAAATCATTAGTCCATGAAAATTACAACGCTGAATCAGTTTCGAAAGATGATTTTACTGGTACTGATCGCGAAGAGGAGAAAATATTTACTCCAGATAAGGAAAATCATTTTCCCTTTCCTCTTGTAGTTGAATCCTGGATGAGCAACAGTGAGAGGAATTGTGGATCAATCTTGAAGACTCCTATGTCCAGCGTGGATCAGGATAAAAACTTTTTCACTCCGGACAAAGAGAATATGTCTCCCAACACTCGTTGTCTTAGGTCTACAAAGAAAATGGAAATATTAGAAGAAGTTAAACACCCAACTTCTTCACATAGATCATCTCCCTTGAGCAAATCTGTTAATTGCGACTTGTATCAAGAGGTGTATAACCCTTCTACTTCAGATATAGAAAATCAGCCTAAAAGAGTTATCCCGACACAGAAATTAGAAAGTTTTGCATCCAAAAGTCGTGCCAACCTAAAGAAAAGCCTGCCTATCTTAAAGTCCAGAGGAGATAGAAATCCTTTTCAACCTCTGTCCCTGGAGTCCAGTTGTAATGGTAGTGGCAACTCAAAACCTTCAACTCATGAAGCCACTATGAGAGGTGGCAGATGCACCAACTATCCCAAGTCCGAAGAGGCTTTTCTTCTGCCA AAAAAGTCTATGACCGAGGAAAAGAAAAGGTGGACTATCACTGTAGATACTGCTAGTTTGCTAAGCAAAAATTCCAGGAAGGAGTTGCAACTTCTGCGAGGTTTGAAAGGGACTTGTTTGATCATTCCTAGAATCG TCCTGAGAGAACTGGACTGCATGTTAAGATGTGGTGGTTTCTTTAGAAGAACTGGCAAGGTTTTTGCAGCATTGCAATGGATTGAAGATTgtatggagaacacaaaatggTGGATACATGTGCAGAGCTCAGCAGAAGAAGGCATGCTGATTCCTCCAACCCCACCACCTTCTTCGTCTCCTCATTGGTATAATGAGGATAAAATTGCAGTCTCCATTGGCTCAACTCCATTCTCCCCATATAGTTTACATGAAATTGCCACTCCTACTACTGAAGATCATATCCTTGAGTCTGCTCTTTTCTTTAAACGAATAAAGAATAATGAAGAGTTCGTACTTCTCAGCGATGATGTTAGTCTGAAGATCAAGGCCATGGCAGAA GGTGTTATATGCGAGACTGCTGAGGAATTCCGTAGAAGCTTGGTGAATCCATTCTCTGAAAGGTTTTTGTACACCGAGAGTTCGCCCAGAGGACCTACTTGGTCCATTGTGGATGATTACATACTTAAGGAGAGATATTACCCCAGCCCGTCAAAGAAATTGTCAAAATCTGGTGAAGGTGTTAAAGGCCTGAAGCTCATACTGCGGCACAATTCCAATTTCAGCAAAAGTGTTTCTGTACTCTAA
- the LOC140878495 gene encoding dihydrolipoyllysine-residue acetyltransferase component 5 of pyruvate dehydrogenase complex, chloroplastic, with amino-acid sequence MSYSHLLHTSFIPKAPPSLRCGSGGDANLTWTTLPIQSKIREIFMPALSSTMTEGKIVSWVKSEGDKLAKGESVVVVESDKADMDVESFYDGYLAAIIVDEGLSAAVGSTIALLAESEEEIALAQSQKSSSSAPVSAPAPAATEDPKVLDEIPSPQTTTSASVFSNAAVSSGALASAVHPASEGGKRVVASPYAKKLAKDFGVDLRGVIGSGPNGRVVAKDVEAKVAAAKVSSGGATAVPTEMAKPKGVELGSVVPFTTMQGAVSRNMVESLAVPTFRVGYTITTDALDALYKKIKSKGVTMSALLAKATALALVKHPVVNSSCRDGKSFTYNSHINIAVAVAIDGGLITPVLQDADKIDLYSLSRKWKELVDKARAKQLQPNEYSTGTFTLSNLGMFGVDRFDAILPPGTGAIMAVGASQPTLVGTKDGRIGLKNQMQVNVTADHRVIYGADLAAFLQTLAKIIEDPKDLTL; translated from the exons ATGTCTTACTCCCACCTCCTTCACACCTCCTTCATCCCCAAAGCTCCGCCGTCCCTCCGCTGCGGCAGCGGAGGAGATGCCAACCTCACGTGGACCACTCTACCAATTCAATCCAAGATCCGCGAGATATTCATGCCGGCGCTCAGCTCCACCATGACTGAGGGGAAAATCGTTAGCTGGGTCAAATCGGAGGGCGATAAGCTGGCCAAAGGGGAGTCTGTTGTAGTGGTTGAGTCGGATAAAGCGGATATGGATGTGGAGTCGTTTTATGATGGGTATCTCGCTGCAATTATCGTGGACGAAGGCCTGTCCGCCGCTGTGGGATCCACTATTGCTCTGCTTGCCGAATCCGAGGAAGAGATTGCACTCGCCCAATCGCAGAAATCTTCTTCCTCCGCTCCTGTTTCTGCCCCTGCGCCTGCTGCAACCGAGGATCCGAAGGTGTTGGACGAAATACCGAGTCCGCAGACGACCACTTCAGCATCTGTATTTAGCAATGCTGCAGTTAGTTCAGGTGCATTGGCATCGGCCGTGCATCCAGCGTCTGAAGGGGGGAAGAGAGTGGTGGCGTCACCATATGCCAAGAAATTGGCTAAGGATTTTGGTGTGGATTTGAGGGGTGTTATTGGGAGTGGGCCAAACGGTAGGGTTGTGGCAAAGGACGTCGAGGCTAAGGTGGCTGCTGCAAAAGTGAGCAGCGGTGGTGCTACAGCGGTGCCTACCGAGATGGCTAAGCCGAAGGGTGTTGAGTTGGGGTCAGTGGTGCCTTTTACCACAATGCAAGGCGCGGTGAGCAGGAACATGGTGGAGAGCTTGGCAGTGCCGACCTTCAGAGTGGGCTATACGATCACAACTGATGCGCTTGATGCTTTGTACAAGAAG atAAAGTCCAAAGGAGTGACGATGTCAGCTTTACTAGCCAAAGCCACCGCTCTTGCGCTGGTCAAACATCCTGTTGTGAATTCCAGTTGTAGAGATGGTAAAAGCTTTACATATAATAGTCATATCAACATTGCAGTTGCAGTGGCCATAGATGGTGGTTTGATTACACCAGTGCTTCAAGATGCTGATAAG ATCGACCTTTATTCACTATCAAGAAAGTGGAAGGAGTTAGTTGATAAAGCAAGAGCAAAGCAGCTCCAACCTAATGAATATAGTACAG GAACTTTCACACTATCTAACCTAGGAATGTTTGGCGTGGATCGCTTTGATGCCATTTTGCCCCCAGGAACT GGTGCAATTATGGCTGTTGGAGCTTCTCAACCCACTCTGGTTGGTACCAAGGACGGTAGGATTGGCCTGAAAAATCAGATGCAG GTGAACGTTACTGCAGATCATCGGGTCATATATGGTGCTGATTTGGCAGCTTTCTTGCAAACATTAGCTAAGATTATTGAGGATCCCAAAGATCTGACCCTTTAA
- the LOC140893389 gene encoding tetratricopeptide repeat domain-containing protein PYG7, chloroplastic isoform X1: MLIQCAFSLPARHSESTTTITIPNLPPRIKLHGPFSCAVSFFHGNETAFCYFSRKPNSRKSNFTVPKLSLQVQEQETRRCSSLTSTKAKDLLWEPFVGDDTERVYVPLGFITSVLCSSLSWLTPIQVAQASEDVRENVVYEVGELFELGIQLSYLLLLLALLGVGSFFVIRQVLVRRELDLSAKELQEQVRSGDASATELFELGAVMLRRKFYPAATKFLLQAIDKWDGDDQDLAQVYNALGVTYVRDGKVEKGIAQFESAVKLQPGYVTAWNNLGDAYEKSNDLKSALKAFEEVLLFDPNNKIARPRRDELKEKVNMYKGVPVKSKKK, from the exons ATGCTAATCCAGTGCGCCTTTTCACTTCCTGCACGTCACTCTGAAAGCACCACCACCATCACCATACCCAATTTACCTCCAAGAATCAAGCTTCATGGCCCATTTTCTTGTGCAGTTTCATTCTTTCATGGAAATGAAACTGCCTTTTGTTACTTTTCAAGAAAGCCCAATTCGAGGAAGTCCAATTTTACAGTCCCTAAGCTCTCTCTTCAG GTACAGGAACAGGAAACTCGAAGGTGTTCATCCCTGACTTCAACAAAAGCTAAAG ACTTATTGTGGGAGCCTTTTGTTGGTGATGATACAGAAAGAGTATATGTGCCTCTCGGTTTCATAACATCCGTTTTATGCTCATCACTTTCATGGTTAACACCCATACAAGTGGCTCAAGCGAGTGAAGATGTAAGAGAAAATGTGGTATATGAGGTTGGGGAGTTGTTTGAATTGGGAATCCAGCTTTCCTACTTGCTTTTACTTCTAGCTTTGCTCGGAGTTGGATCTTTCTTCGTGATTCGTCAAGTGCTAGTGCGCAGAGAGCTTGATCTGTCTGCAAAGGAATTGCAA GAGCAAGTTAGAAGTGGTGACGCTAGTGCTACTGAGTTATTTGAACTCGGAGCTGTGATGCTGAGAAGAAAGTTTTATCCCGCTGCCaccaagtttcttcttcaagCAATTGATAAATGGGATGGAGATGACCAAGATCTTGCTCAA GTTTATAACGCCCTTGGTGTCACTTATGTTCGTGATGGAAAAGTTGAAAAGGGTATAGCTCAGTTTGAGAGTGCTGTCAAACTTCAACCTGGTTATGTCACTGCCTGGAACAACCTTGGTGATGCATATGAAAAGTCCAATGACCTAAAATCCGCTCTCAAGGCATTTGAAGAAGTTCTGCTTTTTGATCCAAACAACAAGATTGCACGTCCCAGAAGAGATGAACTGAAGGAGAAAGTAAACATGTATAAAGGAGTTCCTGTAAAATCAAAGAAGAAATGA